One window from the genome of Dyadobacter sp. CECT 9275 encodes:
- a CDS encoding HD domain-containing protein yields the protein MKTDSLLDQIKAFVSAQLSACGNELAYHNLNHTLSVVKNASRIAEYYQLADSERFVVIAASWFHDLGYVNGDPQGHEQRGTSIFREFANSLFIEDNLIELVIGCILATTLPQKPNNLLESIVCDADLYHFGTTEFAGKDALMREETRRRLKTDIPAASWLAGSAKLLRSHQFCTAYCQDRLAAQKQENFRQLEARIQASSKADQ from the coding sequence ATGAAAACTGATTCCCTGTTGGATCAAATTAAAGCTTTTGTTTCGGCTCAATTATCAGCCTGTGGTAACGAGCTGGCCTACCATAACCTAAACCATACGTTAAGCGTGGTAAAAAATGCTTCACGAATTGCTGAATACTATCAGCTAGCTGATTCTGAACGGTTTGTGGTTATTGCCGCCAGTTGGTTTCATGACCTGGGTTATGTGAACGGTGACCCGCAGGGCCATGAGCAGCGGGGCACTTCGATTTTCCGTGAATTCGCAAACAGTTTATTCATTGAGGATAACCTTATAGAGCTTGTCATTGGGTGCATCCTGGCAACCACGCTACCACAAAAGCCTAACAATTTGTTAGAATCTATCGTCTGCGATGCGGACTTATATCATTTTGGTACAACGGAGTTTGCCGGAAAAGATGCCTTAATGCGAGAGGAAACCAGGCGCAGGTTGAAAACAGATATCCCTGCTGCCAGTTGGCTAGCAGGATCCGCAAAGCTGCTACGGTCTCACCAGTTTTGCACTGCCTATTGTCAGGACAGACTAGCTGCTCAAAAGCAGGAAAATTTCAGGCAATTGGAAGCACGGATACAAGCAAGCTCCAAAGCAGATCAATAA
- a CDS encoding sensor histidine kinase, producing MTKTLEQKNTRYLFIWLPLVLLVGSALFYVMLVFHAHHMREKQLDLKQANIWKAFTLHPESMVLHIAGEYDIDANKRVINDLPNQPRDTSLFDHEKKQFVEFAILTRQMNWKGEPYRLTTYVSSKEVSHLIIKVFLAEIAILLFLLLAIVIVNRRSSRVLWQPFFLTLKKAAAYDLVRNPSMHLDSQTGIAEFNQLNHELNDLVGKVNKVYTNQKQFVENASHEMQTPVAIIRSKIEFLINDPALTERTAVLLADITAANERLSQLNKSLLLLAKIDNNQFPQVEQVDVSQVIEKILENYHEHYEHFPKLTKSIQPQIIIVANLSLFEILLSNLVGNAVIHNIPNGRIHVELNTEKLMIVNTGNEIKDDPEKLFERFKKGDDASKTTGLGLALVKQITQLYQLKIQYEYENAEHRITVFFC from the coding sequence ATGACCAAAACGCTGGAACAAAAAAACACCCGGTATCTTTTCATATGGCTGCCACTTGTGCTGCTTGTTGGCTCGGCACTATTTTATGTTATGCTTGTTTTCCATGCGCACCACATGCGGGAAAAGCAGCTGGATCTAAAACAAGCTAACATATGGAAAGCTTTCACGCTACACCCTGAATCTATGGTTCTGCATATTGCAGGCGAGTATGATATCGATGCCAATAAGCGTGTTATTAACGACTTGCCTAATCAGCCACGCGATACCAGTTTATTTGATCACGAAAAAAAACAGTTCGTCGAATTTGCAATACTGACAAGACAAATGAATTGGAAGGGGGAGCCCTATAGGCTAACGACTTATGTTTCTTCCAAAGAAGTTTCACACTTAATTATTAAGGTCTTTCTTGCAGAAATCGCTATCCTTTTATTTCTGCTTTTAGCCATCGTAATTGTCAACCGAAGGAGCTCGCGTGTGCTTTGGCAACCATTTTTTCTTACACTGAAAAAAGCCGCTGCGTATGATTTGGTACGTAACCCTTCAATGCATCTGGACTCCCAGACTGGAATTGCCGAATTCAATCAACTGAATCATGAGCTGAATGACCTGGTGGGAAAAGTGAACAAAGTATATACGAATCAAAAACAATTTGTTGAGAATGCATCCCATGAGATGCAGACCCCTGTGGCTATTATCCGATCAAAAATTGAGTTTCTTATCAATGATCCGGCTTTAACCGAAAGAACGGCAGTTTTATTGGCCGACATAACAGCGGCTAACGAGAGATTGAGCCAATTAAACAAAAGCCTATTATTACTGGCCAAGATCGATAACAATCAGTTCCCACAAGTGGAACAGGTCGATGTTTCACAGGTCATTGAAAAAATTCTTGAAAATTATCATGAACACTATGAACATTTCCCGAAATTGACAAAATCCATTCAACCACAAATAATCATTGTAGCGAATCTTTCTCTTTTTGAAATCCTACTTAGCAACCTGGTAGGTAACGCCGTAATACATAATATCCCTAATGGCAGGATTCATGTGGAGTTGAACACCGAAAAACTGATGATTGTTAACACAGGTAATGAAATCAAAGATGATCCTGAGAAGCTTTTTGAAAGGTTTAAAAAAGGTGACGATGCATCTAAAACCACGGGACTAGGGCTTGCATTAGTCAAACAAATTACCCAGTTATACCAGCTCAAAATTCAATATGAATATGAAAATGCAGAACACCGCATCACAGTATTTTTTTGTTAA
- a CDS encoding Tn3 family transposase: MARKEYLTPEERTRFDNPPQLLSEQKGLFLQIPEWASAYLKTLQTPTTQVGFLLQLGYFRVVSRFFLSNRFIQADINYIVSGIMVDPNQIDFTDYFRTTYFRHQEEILKQLGYTGYDKDASQLISQEMKRLVSLRTEPVLIMESVITFLDGHRIEIPPYATLRALLEKSFRQFEQDLEAIMVQYLQQEDKNLLDSLLVQHDSYQQEEKKHVKVQRYQLTFFKRITQSMQPSVIKGRIDNFVRLKEMYFQLLPIITRLNLPEETIKFYAEYVIDNQIFQVADRDNTRYLLLVSFIIHQYYQLGDALVLTFNQAVTSAVNDCENKIKESLFENRMNTSRLVSSVSIRSVTHIDVLSEVERIIHDQVMEASQKVELIDELLRKRKVSSQVLLEDQQRLNNLKLVNQRISDREDYYQALEKGSLRLQIRVSDLIKVLAFDFETSQKQLLDAIDYFQMKDGNIQQHNSVPIDFLSLEEKQRVITPDGKIRISLYKVLLFREMRDHIRAGALNVRSSYLYRSFEEYMITKLQWVKDKDFLLKRASLSHLQKPAPILLKLNEELNFQFRLVNQHIGNGQNQQVYVDAEGQWHMHRYKPDENEIEDPQNLYPQTRAVSLLEVLTTIDQISGFNTAFQHKGIDYLPPRPAEKLFFATIIGLGCNIGIPKMSMISKNIAANALQTTSVQYFSPDMTLKANDLVVEFSNKLPLTDKFRIHPGFIHTSSDGQKYDVSVASLRAAWSFKYFGNGKGVTVYSHLDEAGQLFYSTAFSSSDHEAPYMIDGLMHNRVIQSDAHSTDTGGFSEIIFAITALLGIAFRPRLAKIHEHNLFSIDSVTTYRDFGYQVKPDSKINFELIIEHWDEILRFITTIKLGYSKASTLIRRLNSYSRQHPLYKALKELGRIYKTLYILQYMDQPAVRKSVERVLSKVENSNKFAKAISHGNNQQLIGATYREQLTAEGCKRLIANSINCWNLLHLSGSLAECKKPADREVLLKNILATSTHSWEHINMLGEYDFSEKVDFQAFNLDEIFKDGAEI; this comes from the coding sequence ATGGCTAGAAAAGAATATCTGACACCGGAAGAACGAACCAGGTTTGATAACCCGCCCCAACTCCTGAGCGAGCAAAAGGGACTGTTTCTTCAAATTCCGGAATGGGCAAGCGCCTATCTAAAAACTTTGCAAACGCCAACAACACAGGTCGGTTTTCTGTTGCAGCTCGGGTATTTCCGTGTAGTTAGTCGCTTTTTTCTGTCTAACCGATTTATTCAGGCTGACATTAACTATATCGTCAGTGGAATAATGGTTGATCCTAATCAGATTGATTTTACAGATTATTTCAGAACCACCTATTTCCGCCATCAAGAAGAGATACTCAAGCAACTAGGCTATACAGGTTATGATAAAGATGCTTCTCAGCTGATATCCCAGGAAATGAAAAGGCTGGTTTCGCTCCGGACCGAACCGGTTCTTATAATGGAATCAGTAATAACCTTTTTGGATGGACATCGTATCGAAATACCGCCATATGCCACACTAAGAGCTTTACTTGAAAAGTCATTTAGGCAATTTGAGCAAGATTTGGAGGCAATTATGGTTCAGTATCTTCAACAGGAGGACAAAAATTTACTGGATTCTTTGCTTGTGCAACATGATTCTTATCAACAGGAAGAGAAAAAACATGTGAAAGTCCAGAGATATCAGCTTACATTTTTTAAAAGGATTACCCAGTCCATGCAGCCATCCGTAATCAAAGGAAGAATAGACAATTTTGTCCGGTTGAAGGAAATGTACTTCCAACTATTGCCCATCATCACCAGGCTTAATCTTCCGGAAGAAACAATAAAGTTTTATGCTGAATATGTGATTGATAACCAGATATTCCAGGTTGCCGACCGGGACAATACCCGCTACCTGCTGCTGGTCTCATTCATAATCCACCAGTACTACCAATTGGGTGACGCGCTTGTGCTCACTTTTAACCAGGCTGTTACCAGTGCCGTAAACGATTGTGAGAATAAAATCAAGGAAAGCCTGTTTGAAAACAGGATGAATACCTCACGTTTAGTGAGCTCCGTTTCTATCCGAAGCGTTACGCATATTGATGTTTTGAGCGAAGTGGAGCGGATTATCCATGATCAGGTAATGGAAGCAAGCCAGAAAGTAGAACTGATTGATGAGCTATTAAGAAAACGGAAGGTTTCTTCTCAGGTACTTTTGGAAGATCAGCAAAGGTTGAATAATTTGAAACTGGTCAATCAGCGGATCAGTGACCGGGAGGACTATTACCAAGCGCTCGAAAAAGGGTCATTGCGTCTACAAATCCGCGTATCTGACTTAATCAAAGTCCTGGCATTTGATTTTGAAACATCCCAGAAACAATTGCTGGATGCCATTGATTATTTTCAAATGAAGGATGGCAATATACAGCAGCACAACAGTGTACCGATTGATTTCTTATCTCTTGAAGAAAAGCAACGCGTGATAACCCCAGATGGTAAAATCAGGATATCACTTTATAAAGTATTGTTGTTCAGAGAAATGCGCGACCATATCCGGGCAGGTGCTTTAAATGTCCGATCCTCGTATTTGTACCGGTCTTTTGAAGAATACATGATTACAAAACTACAATGGGTTAAGGATAAGGATTTTCTTTTAAAACGGGCATCACTAAGCCATCTGCAAAAGCCTGCTCCAATTTTGTTAAAACTGAATGAAGAATTAAATTTTCAGTTTAGGCTTGTCAATCAACACATAGGTAATGGACAGAACCAGCAGGTATATGTTGATGCAGAAGGGCAATGGCATATGCACCGGTACAAACCTGACGAAAATGAAATTGAGGATCCACAGAACCTATACCCACAAACCAGGGCTGTGTCGTTGTTGGAAGTTTTAACAACAATTGACCAGATTAGCGGATTCAATACTGCTTTTCAGCATAAGGGTATTGATTATTTGCCGCCTAGACCAGCGGAAAAGCTATTTTTTGCTACTATTATCGGATTGGGCTGCAACATTGGCATCCCTAAAATGTCAATGATTTCTAAGAATATAGCAGCCAATGCATTACAAACGACTTCGGTTCAGTACTTTTCACCTGATATGACTTTGAAGGCCAATGACCTGGTTGTCGAATTCAGCAACAAGCTGCCTTTGACTGACAAGTTCCGGATTCACCCTGGTTTTATCCATACGAGCAGTGACGGGCAAAAATATGACGTTTCCGTTGCATCGTTAAGAGCAGCATGGTCATTTAAATATTTTGGTAATGGAAAAGGTGTAACCGTATACTCTCATTTGGACGAAGCAGGTCAGCTTTTCTATTCAACAGCATTCAGTTCATCGGATCATGAAGCACCCTATATGATTGATGGCCTGATGCATAACCGTGTGATCCAATCCGACGCACATTCGACAGATACAGGCGGGTTTTCTGAGATCATATTTGCTATTACTGCTTTGCTCGGAATAGCCTTCCGCCCCAGGCTTGCCAAAATCCATGAGCATAATTTGTTCTCGATTGATTCAGTCACAACCTACCGGGACTTTGGATACCAGGTAAAGCCAGATTCAAAGATAAACTTTGAACTGATTATCGAGCACTGGGATGAGATTTTAAGGTTTATTACAACGATAAAGCTGGGCTACTCAAAAGCGTCCACATTGATTAGGAGACTGAATTCCTATTCCAGGCAGCACCCACTTTATAAAGCACTTAAAGAACTTGGCAGGATTTACAAAACCCTTTATATACTTCAGTATATGGATCAGCCAGCTGTCCGTAAATCCGTTGAAAGGGTTTTGAGCAAAGTTGAGAACAGTAATAAGTTCGCCAAAGCAATATCCCACGGCAACAATCAACAGCTGATCGGGGCCACATACCGCGAACAGCTTACGGCAGAAGGCTGCAAAAGGTTGATCGCCAATTCAATTAACTGTTGGAACCTGCTTCACTTATCAGGAAGTCTGGCAGAATGTAAGAAACCGGCAGACCGGGAAGTATTATTAAAAAACATACTGGCCACATCTACCCACAGCTGGGAACATATCAATATGCTTGGAGAATATGACTTTTCAGAAAAAGTAGATTTTCAAGCCTTCAATCTCGATGAAATCTTCAAAGATGGCGCTGAGATTTGA
- a CDS encoding TolC family protein produces MPYLKITSTFFLLFLSYLVYGQKPDTTVSLREALLLAEKNYPLLKSKYYESEAAKKDVALSRNTIIPSLDLSYQANLATYNNITGMLDPSGIFPISGPPSAENKYQPVFGSAAGFSMNWQAITFGHRDAQTAYATAGVNQKESDSKMELFRHLAKVTNTYLDVALAKQLIAINQKNIKRVEFALIQSRTLTSKGLKPGVDTALFQSELSKSKIELLNATEKFETQKILLSQFLAVNEAINTKDSLFFEKFPQAHAAISSDFSSHPYISYPKSILEYSLAKEKLIKRSYLPKINIWSTAYARGSGIKYDGTVKASDGLGFSRFNYGLGFQIVYPILKFSDKNIQIQQQSLMTQSIQQKVEENLLILDKKDQISQLTYNNAYLIATETATQLQSAQYAFKAMQIRYNTGLVNFSDLIQAQYNLLKAETDSQQSYWYIWKALLNKAVTKGDINIFLNELK; encoded by the coding sequence ATGCCATATCTAAAAATAACGAGCACATTTTTTTTGTTGTTCCTTTCCTATTTAGTCTATGGACAAAAACCAGACACGACTGTCTCCCTGCGCGAAGCGCTGCTACTGGCCGAAAAAAACTACCCGCTGCTTAAATCCAAGTACTATGAATCAGAAGCGGCAAAGAAGGACGTAGCGCTGAGCCGAAATACCATTATCCCATCGTTGGATCTAAGTTACCAGGCCAATCTGGCGACCTACAATAATATTACGGGAATGCTTGATCCATCCGGTATTTTTCCAATAAGCGGGCCACCTTCCGCCGAGAATAAATATCAGCCTGTCTTTGGCAGCGCAGCAGGATTTTCCATGAACTGGCAGGCAATCACCTTCGGGCATCGCGATGCCCAAACCGCATATGCAACAGCCGGAGTAAATCAAAAGGAATCGGACTCAAAAATGGAATTGTTCAGACATCTGGCCAAAGTGACCAATACTTATCTGGATGTTGCATTGGCAAAGCAGCTGATTGCTATAAACCAGAAAAATATTAAAAGAGTTGAATTTGCATTGATCCAGTCGCGCACACTCACAAGTAAAGGACTCAAGCCCGGTGTGGATACGGCTTTGTTTCAATCGGAACTTTCTAAAAGCAAGATTGAATTACTGAATGCCACAGAAAAATTTGAAACCCAAAAAATATTACTTTCCCAATTTTTGGCGGTTAATGAGGCAATTAATACAAAGGACAGCCTATTCTTTGAAAAGTTCCCACAGGCGCACGCAGCTATTTCCTCTGATTTTAGCAGTCATCCTTATATCAGCTATCCGAAAAGTATTTTAGAATACAGCCTGGCGAAGGAAAAATTAATCAAACGATCCTATCTGCCTAAGATAAATATATGGAGCACGGCTTATGCCCGAGGTTCAGGGATCAAGTATGATGGCACCGTAAAGGCAAGTGATGGTTTGGGATTTAGTCGTTTCAATTACGGCTTGGGATTTCAGATTGTTTACCCAATATTAAAATTTTCGGATAAAAATATACAAATCCAGCAGCAAAGCCTGATGACGCAATCTATCCAGCAAAAAGTGGAAGAGAATCTGCTTATTCTGGATAAGAAAGACCAGATCAGCCAGCTGACCTACAACAATGCTTATCTGATCGCCACTGAAACAGCTACGCAATTACAATCTGCACAGTATGCTTTCAAGGCAATGCAAATCAGATATAATACCGGTCTGGTGAATTTCAGTGACCTTATTCAAGCCCAGTATAATCTTTTGAAAGCCGAAACCGATTCACAGCAGTCTTATTGGTACATCTGGAAAGCGCTATTGAATAAGGCTGTCACAAAGGGTGATATCAACATATTTTTAAATGAACTGAAATAG
- a CDS encoding phosphatase PAP2 family protein, producing the protein MRAFIILIVLSSWASASSVMPGDTLPARKPVTLRSFYPPASLIIGGLLSTGHSEEAIRNEVAEERNHLIPRFRTKVDDYLQFSPLVVAYGLDAFGVHSKTDLINRTVILIKGEAMALTTVTLLKSATHTLRPDGSSYNSFPSGHTTQAFAAATFLNEEYKDRFPWMPYASYTVASSVGILRVANNRHYINDVLVGAGIGYLSMKVAYWTHQYKWGKASRKHKLAY; encoded by the coding sequence ATGCGTGCATTCATAATCCTTATTGTTTTGTCCAGCTGGGCGAGTGCTTCATCTGTGATGCCAGGTGATACACTGCCGGCCCGAAAACCCGTTACACTCCGGTCATTTTATCCGCCCGCTTCGCTGATTATCGGTGGCTTGTTATCAACAGGGCATTCCGAAGAAGCCATTAGAAACGAAGTGGCCGAAGAACGGAACCACCTCATTCCCCGGTTCCGCACCAAAGTTGATGACTATCTTCAATTTTCACCACTGGTAGTTGCCTATGGCCTTGACGCCTTTGGCGTGCATTCTAAAACAGATCTTATTAACCGGACTGTGATCCTGATCAAAGGAGAAGCGATGGCACTGACAACTGTCACCCTATTAAAGTCTGCCACTCATACGCTCCGGCCTGATGGCAGCAGCTACAATTCGTTCCCCTCGGGCCATACCACGCAGGCCTTTGCAGCAGCCACTTTTTTGAATGAAGAATATAAAGACCGATTTCCATGGATGCCCTATGCCTCCTACACAGTAGCTTCGTCCGTAGGAATCCTGCGGGTGGCCAACAACCGGCATTACATCAACGATGTGCTCGTTGGCGCTGGTATTGGATATTTATCCATGAAAGTGGCATACTGGACACATCAGTACAAATGGGGAAAGGCAAGCCGGAAACACAAGCTGGCTTATTGA
- a CDS encoding EamA family transporter, protein MWKYYALLSALFAAATAILAKVGVKGISGNVATAVRTIVILFIAWGIVLFSGQIKEVKDISRTNLIFLVLSGIATGLSWIFYFKALETGDVSKVPPIDKLSVAIAIGLSILILKEPIEPKTIFGALMIDAGTIVIIW, encoded by the coding sequence ATGTGGAAATACTATGCTTTGCTTTCTGCCTTGTTTGCGGCAGCTACTGCTATCTTGGCAAAAGTGGGTGTCAAAGGTATCAGTGGTAATGTGGCTACTGCTGTCCGAACCATTGTGATTCTGTTCATCGCTTGGGGAATTGTTCTTTTCAGCGGCCAAATCAAGGAGGTCAAAGACATTAGCCGGACGAACCTCATTTTCCTTGTATTGTCAGGAATTGCAACAGGCCTGTCATGGATATTTTACTTCAAAGCATTGGAAACAGGGGATGTTTCAAAGGTCCCACCGATTGACAAGCTCAGCGTCGCCATTGCCATCGGATTATCTATCTTGATTCTGAAAGAGCCAATCGAACCTAAAACAATCTTTGGCGCGTTGATGATTGATGCAGGTACAATCGTAATTATTTGGTAG
- a CDS encoding recombinase family protein, whose amino-acid sequence MIKLGYARVSTQEQNLDLQLDALKKEGCKQVFTDKVSGVKATKPNFEKLMEYARPGDTIVIWKLDRLGRSTIKLIELIEELKNKGVNLKSLSESIDTSTATGNLFFQFMCVLAEHERNIIRERTKAGLESARARGRSGGRPEGLSERYRKIAPEVKEIYEKNNRSTDEIREMFKIKSQPTLYKILKYAGVDIKGFLKKRV is encoded by the coding sequence ATGATCAAATTAGGATACGCCCGGGTCTCTACCCAGGAACAAAATCTGGACCTTCAGCTGGACGCCCTAAAAAAAGAGGGATGCAAGCAGGTCTTTACCGATAAGGTCTCCGGAGTAAAGGCTACCAAGCCAAACTTTGAAAAATTGATGGAGTATGCACGGCCAGGTGACACCATTGTAATTTGGAAACTGGACCGGCTTGGGCGCAGCACCATTAAGCTCATTGAGCTAATAGAAGAGTTGAAAAATAAAGGAGTAAATCTTAAATCACTTTCTGAATCTATTGACACCAGCACGGCCACTGGTAATCTATTTTTTCAATTTATGTGTGTGCTTGCCGAACACGAGCGCAACATTATCCGCGAGAGAACAAAAGCTGGTCTGGAGTCAGCCCGTGCACGTGGCAGATCCGGGGGAAGGCCAGAAGGATTAAGTGAGCGCTATCGAAAAATCGCACCTGAGGTCAAGGAGATTTATGAAAAGAACAACCGGAGTACGGATGAAATCCGAGAGATGTTCAAAATAAAAAGCCAACCTACACTTTACAAGATTTTAAAGTACGCTGGGGTAGATATAAAAGGGTTTTTAAAGAAACGGGTGTAA
- a CDS encoding response regulator transcription factor, translating to MKLLVIEDEESLLQSIVEYFTQEDFLCEGAGSYRQGIEKMEDFQYDCIILDINLPGGSGLELLKYLRKNKKSEGVIIISARSSLDDKIAGLDLGADDYLTKPFHLSELFARVKSLIRRQYASGSDTLEISHMKVNLLLKTVEWGGKQVVLTKNEYDLLLFMLTNKNRVVSRQAIAEHIYGEETDNLASFDFVYSHVKNLKKKMKEKGCGDLLQTVYGLGYKLSI from the coding sequence ATGAAATTACTGGTTATCGAAGATGAAGAAAGCTTGCTGCAAAGTATTGTTGAATACTTTACGCAGGAAGACTTTTTATGTGAAGGAGCGGGTTCTTATAGGCAAGGTATTGAAAAAATGGAGGACTTTCAATATGATTGCATTATCCTGGACATTAACCTTCCTGGTGGTAGCGGCCTAGAGCTTCTAAAATATCTTAGAAAAAACAAGAAAAGTGAAGGTGTAATCATTATTTCTGCCCGAAGCTCACTGGACGATAAAATTGCTGGCCTGGATCTGGGCGCGGATGACTATCTCACGAAACCTTTTCATTTGTCCGAACTGTTTGCCAGGGTGAAATCACTGATACGGCGTCAATATGCGTCCGGTTCGGATACACTTGAAATCAGCCATATGAAAGTAAATTTACTTTTAAAAACGGTTGAATGGGGTGGAAAACAAGTAGTTCTTACCAAAAACGAGTATGACCTGCTGCTTTTTATGCTCACCAATAAAAACCGTGTAGTAAGCAGACAAGCCATTGCTGAACATATATATGGAGAAGAAACAGACAATCTCGCCTCCTTTGATTTTGTATACTCACATGTAAAAAATCTGAAGAAAAAAATGAAAGAAAAAGGTTGTGGAGATTTGCTTCAAACGGTGTACGGACTAGGTTATAAGCTTTCTATATGA